The Proteus vulgaris genome has a segment encoding these proteins:
- the thiL gene encoding thiamine monophosphate kinase, producing the protein MPCGEFSLIKQYFTSQPVKRKDVSTGIGDDCAILTVPEKQQVAISTDTLVSGIHFLPSISPEDLAYKALAVNISDLAAVGADPSWASLALTLPDTNSEWLEAFSRSFFALADYYAIQLIGGDTTRGPLSLTITIQGLVPQGTALLRSGAKIGDWIYVTGFLGDSAAGLAVLQNRLQPTEKEHSDYFVARHLRPQPRLLQGQALRHLATSAIDISDGLISDLNHILTASGCGARLNLDSLPYSPAMKAEVSEEQAEIWALSGGEDYELCFTVPEINRGALEIALAHTGADFHCIGQIMPIAEGIRYLRDGKDVHPNLKGFDHFSDANE; encoded by the coding sequence ATGCCTTGTGGTGAATTCTCCCTTATCAAACAATATTTCACGTCACAGCCTGTAAAACGAAAAGACGTAAGTACAGGTATTGGTGATGATTGCGCAATATTGACAGTACCTGAAAAGCAGCAAGTGGCGATTAGCACCGACACTTTAGTCAGTGGCATTCACTTCCTTCCTTCTATCTCACCTGAAGATTTAGCGTATAAAGCATTGGCTGTAAATATTAGTGATTTAGCCGCTGTGGGGGCTGATCCTTCTTGGGCATCTCTGGCATTAACATTACCTGATACAAACAGTGAATGGCTTGAGGCTTTTAGTCGTTCTTTCTTTGCATTAGCAGATTATTATGCAATCCAGTTAATTGGCGGTGATACGACTCGTGGACCTTTAAGTTTAACAATCACAATACAAGGACTAGTTCCTCAAGGAACGGCATTATTGCGTTCTGGTGCAAAAATAGGTGATTGGATCTACGTTACGGGCTTTTTAGGGGATAGTGCCGCAGGGCTTGCCGTATTACAAAATAGATTACAGCCAACAGAAAAAGAACATAGTGATTATTTTGTTGCAAGGCATTTACGCCCTCAGCCTCGTTTATTGCAAGGCCAAGCATTGCGTCATTTAGCGACATCTGCAATTGATATTTCTGATGGGTTGATTTCGGATTTGAATCATATTCTCACAGCTAGTGGCTGTGGTGCGCGTTTAAATTTAGACTCATTACCTTATTCACCTGCGATGAAAGCCGAAGTCAGTGAAGAACAAGCGGAGATTTGGGCATTAAGTGGTGGTGAGGATTATGAATTATGTTTTACAGTACCAGAGATCAATCGAGGTGCGTTAGAGATCGCATTGGCGCATACAGGGGCTGACTTTCATTGTATAGGGCAAATTATGCCGATTGCTGAAGGGATCCGTTACTTACGTGATGGTAAAGATGTACACCCTAATCTTAAAGGGTTTGATCACTTTAGTGATGCTAATGAGTAA
- the nrdR_2 gene encoding transcriptional regulator NrdR, with the protein MMLEAAISHIKSQLRATGEREIPSKEIGNFVMEQLKKLDKVAYIRFASVYRSFEDIRDFGEEIAKLQD; encoded by the coding sequence ATGATGTTGGAGGCTGCGATAAGCCATATCAAATCACAATTAAGAGCAACCGGTGAAAGGGAAATACCTTCAAAAGAAATTGGCAATTTTGTTATGGAACAACTTAAGAAACTAGATAAAGTTGCATATATCCGTTTTGCTTCTGTGTATCGTAGTTTTGAAGATATTCGAGATTTCGGTGAAGAAATCGCAAAATTACAAGATTGA
- the rbsR_3 gene encoding transcriptional repressor RbsR, producing MKDVARLAGVSTSTVSHVINNNRYVSEGIRKKVNEAIETLNYAPSALARSLKMNCTHTIGMLVTASSNPFYAEVVRGVERSCYEKGYSLILCNTEGDYERMDSSLETLLQKTC from the coding sequence ATGAAAGATGTCGCCCGTTTGGCGGGCGTTTCGACATCAACGGTTTCTCACGTTATCAATAACAATCGTTATGTTAGCGAAGGCATCCGTAAAAAGGTGAATGAAGCTATTGAAACCTTGAATTACGCCCCTTCAGCGTTAGCACGTAGTTTAAAAATGAACTGTACTCATACTATTGGTATGTTAGTAACAGCCAGTAGTAATCCCTTTTATGCCGAGGTTGTACGCGGTGTTGAACGTAGTTGCTACGAAAAAGGCTATAGCTTAATTTTATGCAACACGGAAGGGGATTATGAGCGCATGGATAGTAGCCTTGAAACGTTACTGCAAAAAACGTGTTGA
- the yajC gene encoding preprotein translocase subunit YajC: MSFFISDAVASAGQAAPEASFMSILPMLVIFILIFYFMILRPQQKRTKEHRKLMDSIGKGDEVLTTGGLIGRVVKVSDNGYIVVALNETTEVTIKRDFVAAVLPKGTMKAI, translated from the coding sequence ATGAGTTTTTTCATTTCTGATGCTGTTGCTTCTGCTGGACAAGCAGCGCCTGAAGCTAGCTTTATGTCTATTCTACCGATGTTAGTGATCTTTATTCTGATTTTCTATTTTATGATCCTACGTCCACAGCAAAAACGTACTAAAGAACATCGTAAACTGATGGATTCTATCGGTAAAGGTGATGAAGTTTTAACAACGGGTGGTTTAATCGGTCGTGTTGTTAAGGTTTCAGATAACGGCTATATCGTTGTTGCCCTGAATGAAACAACTGAAGTAACTATTAAACGTGACTTTGTTGCCGCTGTATTACCTAAAGGCACAATGAAAGCTATTTAA
- the ribD gene encoding diaminohydroxyphosphoribosylaminopyrimidine deaminase and 5-amino-6-(5-phosphoribosylamino)uracil reductase, which yields MTNNNSNNLSENESLHDEHYMRRAIELAALGRFTTSPNPNVGCVIVKEGEIIGEGYHHHAGGPHAEVNALKMAGDKAKGATAYVTLEPCSHFGKTPPCADALINAGIKRVVAAMQDPNPQVAGRGLHKLLSAGIDVSHGVLMQEAEKLNIGFFKRMRTGFPYIQLKLGTSLDGKTALASGESQWITSKASRRDVQNFRAQASAILTTSATVVADNPSMNVRWDELSDEIKAIYPEETLRQPIRIVADSQNRVTENHKITQIEGECWLARTRSHPNDWQGNVSEILLPTNGKNSGVDLVLLMMQLGRRNINTVWVESGAHFAGALLEAGLVDELIIYIAPKILGSDARDLFVLSPLSSLSEAPEFKVDSLQQIGSDIRVCLKPRY from the coding sequence ATGACAAACAACAACAGCAACAATCTAAGTGAAAATGAAAGTCTGCATGATGAACACTATATGCGCCGAGCCATTGAGCTTGCAGCATTAGGTCGCTTTACAACATCACCTAATCCGAATGTAGGTTGTGTAATTGTAAAAGAAGGCGAAATTATCGGTGAAGGTTATCATCATCATGCTGGCGGTCCACATGCAGAAGTGAATGCGTTGAAAATGGCCGGTGATAAGGCAAAAGGGGCAACAGCCTATGTTACACTTGAGCCTTGTAGTCATTTCGGTAAAACACCACCTTGCGCTGATGCTTTGATTAATGCGGGTATAAAGCGCGTTGTTGCTGCGATGCAAGATCCTAATCCTCAAGTTGCAGGACGAGGATTACACAAATTATTATCAGCCGGAATTGATGTTTCACACGGTGTTTTAATGCAAGAAGCTGAAAAACTTAACATCGGTTTTTTTAAACGAATGAGAACGGGCTTCCCTTATATCCAGCTAAAATTAGGTACATCTTTAGATGGTAAAACGGCATTAGCATCAGGTGAAAGTCAATGGATAACCTCTAAAGCATCTCGTCGAGATGTACAAAATTTCCGGGCTCAAGCTAGCGCTATTCTAACGACAAGTGCAACCGTAGTTGCTGATAATCCTTCTATGAATGTACGTTGGGATGAGCTTTCAGATGAAATCAAAGCGATTTATCCAGAAGAAACGCTACGCCAACCTATTCGTATTGTCGCCGATAGTCAAAATAGAGTGACTGAAAACCATAAAATCACTCAAATTGAAGGCGAATGTTGGTTAGCACGCACGCGATCTCATCCAAATGATTGGCAAGGCAATGTTTCAGAAATTCTATTACCAACGAATGGTAAAAATAGTGGCGTAGATTTAGTATTACTAATGATGCAATTAGGGCGCCGCAATATTAACACCGTATGGGTTGAAAGTGGGGCGCATTTTGCAGGAGCCTTATTGGAAGCTGGGCTTGTTGATGAACTTATTATTTATATCGCACCTAAAATTTTAGGGAGTGATGCGCGAGATTTATTTGTACTTTCTCCTCTTTCCTCATTATCTGAAGCGCCTGAATTTAAAGTAGATTCTCTTCAACAAATTGGCTCTGATATCAGAGTTTGTTTAAAACCTCGTTATTAA
- a CDS encoding putative alkylphosphonate utilization operon protein PhnA gives MSLPSCPKCNSEYTYEDGAMYVCPECAHEWNDAESVVDNDELVVKDANGNLLADGDSVTVIKDLKVKGSSTMLKIGTKVKGIRLVEGDHNIDCKIDGFGSMKLKSEFVKKS, from the coding sequence ATGTCATTACCTTCTTGTCCTAAGTGCAATTCAGAATACACCTATGAAGATGGTGCAATGTATGTTTGCCCTGAGTGTGCTCATGAGTGGAACGATGCTGAATCTGTGGTTGATAATGATGAGTTAGTAGTTAAAGATGCCAACGGTAACTTATTGGCAGATGGCGACTCCGTCACCGTGATCAAAGATCTGAAAGTCAAGGGCAGTTCAACCATGCTAAAAATTGGTACTAAAGTAAAAGGTATCCGTTTAGTCGAAGGCGACCATAACATTGATTGTAAAATTGATGGCTTTGGCTCAATGAAATTAAAATCTGAATTTGTGAAGAAAAGCTAA
- the nusB gene encoding transcription antitermination protein NusB encodes MKPAARRRARECAVQAIYSWQLSGNDIADVELEFLSEQDTQGVDIAYFRELLVGVAINATRLDKAMAPYLSRQLEELGQVEKAILRLAMFELSFREDVPYKVAINEAIELAKVFGADDSHKFVNGVLDKAAPTVRRKK; translated from the coding sequence GTGAAACCTGCTGCTCGTCGTCGTGCTCGTGAGTGTGCTGTTCAGGCTATCTACTCATGGCAATTATCCGGAAATGACATCGCGGATGTGGAATTGGAGTTTTTATCCGAGCAGGATACCCAAGGTGTAGATATTGCTTATTTTCGTGAGCTTTTAGTGGGTGTTGCCATTAATGCAACACGTTTAGATAAGGCAATGGCGCCTTATTTATCCCGCCAACTTGAAGAACTTGGTCAAGTTGAAAAAGCAATTTTACGTTTAGCAATGTTTGAACTAAGCTTCCGCGAAGATGTTCCTTACAAAGTTGCGATTAACGAAGCGATTGAACTGGCTAAGGTATTTGGTGCTGACGATAGCCATAAGTTTGTTAATGGCGTGCTTGATAAAGCAGCACCAACAGTACGACGTAAAAAATAA
- the secD gene encoding preprotein translocase subunit SecD: MLIAAILIGLLYALPNLYGEDPAVQITGARGTAANEQTLDQVRSLLDKEKIEAKSIALENGAILARFSNPDIQLRAREVLLPALGDQFVVALNLAPATPKWLEAIGGEPMKLGLDLRGGVHFLMEVDMETALGKLQEQNVESLRTLLRDEGIPYSSIRKTDNYGVEIRFRNSDDRAKASDYLTRRNQDLIFRDGANNSLRAIFTDERLRDARTYAVQQNITILRNRVNQLGVAEPLVQRQGADRIVVELPGIQDTARAKEILGATATLEFRLVNTTIDPSALETGRIPGDSEVKYTREGMPTILYKRVILTGDHITDSTSQADEYGQPQVSISLDSAGGSIMSNFTKDNVGKPMATLFVEYKDSGKRDENDRAVLVKSEEVINVANIQSRLGNSFRITGISNANEARQLSLLLRAGALIAPIQIVEERTIGPTLGLQNITQGLEACLWGLIASITFMIIYYRKFGVIASTALMANLVLIVGVMSLLPGATLTMPGIAGIVLTLAVAVDANVLINERIKEELRNGRSVQQAIHEGYKGAFSSIIDANLTTLITAVILYAVGTGSIKGFAITTAIGVATSMFTAIVGTRAIVNLLYGGKRVKKLSI, translated from the coding sequence ATGTTGATAGCCGCTATCCTCATCGGTCTGCTTTACGCACTTCCTAACCTATATGGTGAGGATCCGGCTGTTCAAATCACTGGCGCGCGGGGAACCGCCGCCAATGAGCAAACACTGGATCAAGTTCGATCTTTACTAGATAAAGAAAAAATTGAAGCGAAATCTATTGCACTTGAAAATGGTGCGATTTTGGCTCGCTTCAGTAACCCTGATATTCAGTTACGTGCCCGTGAAGTGTTGTTGCCTGCATTAGGCGACCAATTCGTTGTTGCACTTAATCTTGCACCTGCGACACCAAAATGGTTAGAAGCCATTGGCGGTGAGCCGATGAAGCTGGGGTTAGACTTACGTGGTGGTGTTCACTTCCTGATGGAAGTTGATATGGAAACTGCGTTAGGTAAACTTCAAGAACAAAATGTTGAGAGTCTACGTACCTTATTACGTGACGAAGGCATTCCGTATTCTTCTATCCGTAAAACGGATAATTATGGTGTTGAAATCCGTTTCCGTAACTCGGATGATCGCGCTAAAGCATCAGATTACCTGACTCGTCGTAACCAAGATCTTATTTTTAGAGATGGTGCAAATAACTCATTAAGAGCTATTTTTACTGACGAACGTTTACGTGATGCGCGTACTTATGCTGTACAGCAAAATATTACTATCCTACGTAATCGTGTTAACCAGTTAGGTGTTGCTGAGCCATTAGTTCAACGCCAAGGCGCTGACCGAATTGTTGTTGAATTGCCTGGTATCCAAGATACCGCTCGCGCTAAAGAAATCTTAGGCGCGACAGCAACATTAGAATTCCGTTTAGTCAATACTACTATTGATCCTTCCGCTTTAGAGACTGGCCGTATTCCGGGTGACTCAGAAGTGAAATATACTCGTGAAGGTATGCCAACTATCCTCTATAAACGCGTTATTTTAACGGGTGACCACATTACTGACTCAACCTCTCAGGCTGATGAATATGGTCAACCACAAGTGAGCATTTCACTTGATAGCGCAGGTGGATCTATTATGTCTAACTTTACGAAAGATAACGTCGGTAAACCGATGGCCACACTATTCGTAGAGTATAAAGACAGTGGTAAACGTGATGAGAACGATCGCGCAGTATTGGTGAAAAGTGAAGAAGTTATTAACGTTGCGAATATTCAAAGTCGTTTAGGAAATAGCTTCCGTATCACAGGCATTTCAAATGCGAATGAAGCACGTCAGTTATCACTGTTGTTACGTGCTGGTGCGTTGATTGCACCGATTCAAATTGTTGAAGAAAGAACGATTGGACCCACTTTAGGCCTGCAAAATATTACGCAAGGTCTAGAAGCGTGTTTATGGGGGCTGATTGCGTCTATAACCTTTATGATTATTTATTATCGTAAATTTGGTGTGATTGCGAGTACCGCATTAATGGCAAACTTAGTGTTAATCGTTGGGGTAATGTCATTATTACCAGGCGCAACACTGACCATGCCTGGTATTGCCGGTATCGTACTAACACTTGCCGTTGCCGTTGATGCTAACGTACTGATAAACGAACGTATCAAAGAAGAGTTACGTAATGGTCGATCAGTACAACAAGCAATCCATGAAGGTTATAAAGGTGCCTTCTCCAGTATTATTGATGCGAACTTAACCACATTGATTACAGCTGTGATCCTTTATGCAGTCGGTACCGGCTCGATTAAAGGTTTTGCTATCACAACTGCAATCGGGGTTGCAACCTCTATGTTTACCGCTATTGTTGGTACGCGTGCGATTGTAAACCTGTTGTATGGTGGTAAACGCGTTAAGAAACTGTCTATTTAA
- the rbsK_3 gene encoding ribokinase — protein MTTPRLAVLGSINVDHIMNISQFPKPGETIIGHQYKIAFGGKGANQAVACGRSGADITFIACVGDDAIGSEIISQLKTDNIHIDAISIIPQTPTGVAMILVNDQGENVISIVAGANGALTPVHFQQYHHVIEHADALLMQLESPLETVFEAAKRAKSHQTKVILNPAPAQPLSDEFLSFIDVITPNETEAEILTGVSVHDEAGAAKAANILHRKGIKQVLITLGRRGVWFSEQEKGMIIPGFRVEAVDTIAAGDTFNGAFVTAILEGKPSVEAIRFAHAAAAIAVTRHGAQSSVPWRHEIESFLAERA, from the coding sequence ATGACAACACCTCGCCTTGCTGTGCTAGGCAGCATCAATGTTGACCACATTATGAACATTTCACAATTCCCCAAACCAGGTGAAACCATTATTGGTCATCAATACAAAATAGCCTTTGGTGGCAAAGGTGCGAATCAAGCCGTTGCTTGTGGTCGTAGTGGTGCCGATATTACCTTTATTGCCTGTGTCGGTGATGATGCGATTGGTAGTGAGATAATCTCACAACTTAAAACAGACAATATTCATATCGATGCAATTAGTATTATTCCGCAAACACCGACAGGCGTAGCCATGATCCTTGTAAATGATCAAGGTGAAAACGTAATTAGCATAGTCGCTGGTGCCAATGGCGCACTAACGCCAGTACATTTTCAGCAATATCATCACGTTATTGAACACGCTGATGCTTTGTTAATGCAATTGGAGTCACCATTAGAGACTGTTTTTGAGGCTGCAAAACGGGCAAAATCACATCAAACTAAAGTCATTTTAAATCCAGCTCCCGCACAACCATTATCCGACGAATTTCTGAGTTTTATTGATGTTATCACTCCAAATGAAACAGAAGCTGAAATATTAACAGGTGTTTCTGTACATGATGAAGCCGGTGCCGCAAAAGCGGCCAATATTTTACATCGCAAAGGTATCAAACAAGTGCTTATCACTTTAGGTCGTCGTGGTGTATGGTTTAGTGAGCAAGAGAAAGGCATGATAATTCCAGGATTTCGTGTCGAAGCTGTTGATACCATTGCCGCAGGTGATACATTTAATGGTGCATTTGTCACAGCAATATTAGAAGGCAAACCTTCTGTTGAGGCTATTCGTTTTGCCCATGCAGCGGCTGCCATTGCAGTTACACGTCATGGTGCACAATCTTCCGTTCCTTGGCGTCATGAAATTGAATCATTTTTAGCAGAGCGAGCATAA
- the secF gene encoding preprotein translocase subunit SecF, translating into MAQDYTVEQLNHGRRVIDFMRWDNVAFSISFLLLVASIAIISVKGFNWGLDFTGGTVIEINLSQPADLDKMRDSLDASGFKDPLLQNFGSSRDIMVRLPPVEGQAGQELGKKVIDVINAKVDNDAVVKRIEFVGPSVGSELAQTGAMALLSALICILIYVGFRFEWRLALGAVIALAHDVIITLGVLSLFHIEVDLTIVASLMSVIGYSLNDSIVVSDRIRENFRKIRRGTSYEIMNVSLTQTLSRTIMTSATTLLVVLMLYIFGGSMLQGFSLVMLIGVSIGTISSIYVASALALKMGMKREHLIIQKVEKEGADQTTLLP; encoded by the coding sequence GTGGCACAGGATTATACTGTTGAACAATTAAACCATGGTCGTAGAGTCATTGACTTTATGCGTTGGGACAACGTCGCCTTTAGTATTTCGTTTCTGCTTTTGGTAGCATCAATTGCTATCATTTCCGTGAAAGGATTTAACTGGGGACTGGATTTTACAGGTGGTACAGTAATTGAGATCAATCTCAGTCAACCAGCCGACCTTGATAAAATGCGTGATAGCCTAGATGCATCAGGCTTTAAAGATCCTCTGTTACAAAACTTTGGTAGCAGTCGCGATATTATGGTGCGTTTGCCTCCTGTTGAAGGACAGGCTGGTCAAGAATTAGGTAAAAAAGTTATTGATGTTATCAATGCTAAGGTTGATAACGACGCAGTGGTAAAACGTATTGAATTTGTTGGGCCAAGTGTGGGTAGCGAATTGGCTCAAACAGGTGCAATGGCGTTATTATCAGCACTTATCTGTATTCTTATCTATGTTGGATTCCGTTTTGAATGGCGTTTGGCGTTAGGTGCTGTTATTGCACTTGCGCATGACGTGATTATTACGCTGGGTGTGCTTTCACTGTTCCATATAGAGGTTGACTTAACCATTGTGGCGTCATTGATGTCTGTTATCGGTTACTCACTAAACGATAGTATTGTTGTATCAGACCGTATTCGTGAGAATTTCCGTAAAATTCGTCGAGGAACATCATATGAAATTATGAACGTTTCTCTGACACAGACATTAAGCCGTACCATCATGACATCAGCAACAACATTATTGGTTGTCTTAATGCTGTATATCTTCGGTGGTTCAATGCTTCAAGGCTTCTCTTTAGTCATGTTAATCGGTGTTTCAATTGGTACTATTTCTTCTATTTATGTGGCTTCAGCATTAGCACTGAAAATGGGAATGAAACGTGAACACTTGATTATACAAAAAGTGGAAAAAGAGGGTGCAGATCAGACAACACTCTTACCATAA
- the nrdR_1 gene encoding transcriptional regulator NrdR: MHCPFCGAVDTKVIDSRLVGDGSQVRRRRQCLVCHERFTTFEVAELVMPRVVKSDEIREPFDEEKLRRGMLKALEKRPVSSDDVGGCDKPYQITIKSNR, from the coding sequence ATGCATTGCCCATTTTGTGGAGCCGTAGATACCAAGGTAATTGATTCCAGACTTGTTGGTGATGGTTCACAAGTGCGCCGTCGTCGCCAATGTCTTGTTTGTCATGAACGTTTTACGACCTTTGAAGTAGCAGAACTTGTGATGCCTCGTGTTGTGAAAAGTGATGAAATACGTGAGCCTTTTGATGAAGAGAAACTCCGTCGAGGCATGCTTAAAGCATTAGAAAAACGTCCAGTCAGCTCGGATGATGTTGGAGGCTGCGATAAGCCATATCAAATCACAATTAAGAGCAACCGGTGA
- the rbsR_2 gene encoding transcriptional repressor RbsR — translation MSAWIVALKRYCKKRVDGLLLMSTEARAPSHEVLNRYPRLPMVMMDWSPFEYGGDIIQDNSLLGGEIATNYLVEKGFTEIACIAGPQDKLPAKHRLQGYYNAMQKAGLTIREEFVLTSDFEFAGGFSSMQKLLSLPVRPQAVFTCNDAMAVGAYQAIYQKGLRVPYDISIIGYDDIDLASYMIPPLSTIHQPKDELGKLAVSQLLHRMENIDADDNVLVLTPKLIERGSVSNFVKSRQED, via the coding sequence ATGAGCGCATGGATAGTAGCCTTGAAACGTTACTGCAAAAAACGTGTTGACGGTTTATTATTGATGTCAACAGAAGCCCGAGCACCCTCTCATGAAGTACTAAATCGTTATCCTCGTTTACCTATGGTGATGATGGATTGGTCTCCGTTTGAATACGGCGGAGATATTATTCAAGACAACTCCTTACTCGGGGGAGAAATTGCCACCAATTATCTGGTTGAAAAAGGCTTTACCGAAATTGCCTGTATTGCAGGCCCTCAAGATAAACTCCCGGCAAAACATCGTTTGCAAGGCTATTACAATGCCATGCAAAAAGCAGGATTAACCATTCGAGAAGAGTTTGTATTAACAAGCGATTTTGAGTTCGCAGGTGGATTTAGTTCAATGCAAAAACTGCTCTCACTTCCTGTACGACCACAAGCAGTTTTTACCTGTAATGATGCAATGGCTGTTGGTGCTTACCAAGCTATTTATCAAAAAGGCTTGCGCGTACCGTATGATATTTCCATCATAGGTTATGACGATATCGATCTAGCCTCTTATATGATCCCCCCTCTTTCAACCATTCACCAACCCAAAGACGAATTGGGTAAACTCGCTGTCAGCCAATTATTGCATCGTATGGAAAATATCGATGCTGATGACAATGTTTTGGTGCTTACACCTAAACTGATAGAGCGTGGCTCAGTGAGTAATTTTGTAAAATCACGACAAGAAGATTAA
- the ribH gene encoding 6,7-dimethyl-8-ribityllumazine synthase, which yields MNVIKGVVAAPNARVAIAIARFNNFINDSLLEGAVDALERIGQVSSENITVVWVPGAYELPLTVKALAESDKYDAVIALGTVIRGGTAHFEYVAGECSSGLSQVAMQSEIPVTFGVLTTENIEQAIERAGTKAGNKGAEAAMTALEMINVLKAIKG from the coding sequence ATGAACGTAATCAAAGGTGTTGTCGCGGCGCCAAATGCACGCGTAGCAATTGCAATTGCCCGTTTTAATAACTTCATCAATGACAGCCTACTTGAAGGCGCGGTTGATGCATTAGAACGTATTGGACAAGTTTCCTCTGAAAATATTACCGTCGTTTGGGTTCCAGGTGCTTACGAGCTACCGTTAACAGTTAAAGCTTTAGCTGAAAGCGACAAATACGATGCAGTTATCGCGTTAGGTACTGTTATCCGTGGTGGAACCGCACATTTTGAATACGTTGCTGGCGAATGTAGCTCTGGTTTATCTCAAGTTGCAATGCAAAGTGAGATCCCTGTGACTTTTGGTGTTTTAACCACTGAAAATATTGAGCAGGCTATTGAACGCGCTGGAACCAAAGCGGGCAACAAAGGTGCTGAAGCTGCAATGACAGCACTTGAAATGATCAATGTACTTAAAGCCATAAAAGGCTAA